In a genomic window of Anser cygnoides isolate HZ-2024a breed goose chromosome 28, Taihu_goose_T2T_genome, whole genome shotgun sequence:
- the LOC136787334 gene encoding olfactory receptor 14J1-like — MSNSSSISEFLLLAFADTRELQLLHFALFLAIYLAALLGNGLILTAIACDHRLHTPMYFFLLNLTLLNLGCISITLPKAVANSLWDTRAISYSGCAAQVFFFFFLFSAEYSLLTIMSYDRYVAICKPLHYGSLLGSRACAQMAAAAWGSGVLYALLHTANTFSLPLCQGNAIDQFFCEIPQILKLSCTDSYLREVGFLMFSAFLGFGCFVFILLSYVQIFMAVLRMPSEQGRHKIFSTCLPHLFVVSLFLSTVIFGYLKTPSISSPSLDLVVAVLYSVVPPVVNPLIYSIRNKELRDAVRKVASWVFLNIDKFLLFLQK; from the coding sequence atgtccaacagcagctccatcagcgagttcctcctgctggcattcgcagacacgcgggagctgcagctcctgcacttcgcgctcttcctggccatctacctggctgccctcctgggcaacggcctcatcctcaccgccatagcctgcgaccaccgcctccacacccccatgtacttcttcctcctcaacctcacCCTCCTcaacctgggctgcatctccatcactctccccaaagccgtggccaattccctctgggacaccagggccatctcctactcagggtgtgctgcacaggtctttttcttcttctttttgttttcagcagagtattctcttctcaccatcatgtcctacgaccgctacgttgccatctgcaagcccctgcactacgggagcctcctgggcagcagagcttgtgcccagatggcagcagctgcctggggcagtggggttctctatgctctgctgcacacggccaatacattttccctgcccctctgccaaggcaatgctattgaccagttcttctgtgaaatcccccagatcctcaagctctcctgcacaGACTCCTATCTCAGGGAAGTTGGATTTCTCATGTTCAGTGCTTTTTTGgggtttggctgttttgttttcatcttgctgtcctatgtgcagatcttcatggcagtgctgaggatgccctcggagcagggacggcacaaaATCTTCtccacatgcctccctcacctgtttgtggtctccctgtttctcagcactgtcATATTTGGCTACCTGAAgaccccctccatctcttccccatccctggatctggtggtggcagttctgtactcggtggtgcctccagtagtgaaccccctcatctacagcataaGAAACAAGGAGCTCAGAGATGCTGTTAGAAAAGTAGCTTCATGGGTGTTTCTGAATATTGAtaaatttctcctctttctccaaaagTGA